The Thermasporomyces composti region AGCGGGCCGGTGGTGTCGCCCAGCCACTCATCCAGGCTCTGTTCGGGGTGGAGCCCGCCGCGTTCGGCTGGGCCGGCGTGGTGAGCGGTGCGGCCGTGGTGTTCTTCGCCTTCATCGGCTTCGACGTGGTGGCCACGACCGCGGAGGAGACGCGGAACCCGCAGCGAAGCATGCCACTCGGCATCATGGGCACTCTCGCCATCTGCACCCTGCTCTACGTCGCTGTGAGCTTGGTGCTCACCGGCATGCGGAGCTACCGGCAGATCGACCCCAACGACGCGGCGCCGCTGGCCACGGCCATGGTGTCCGCTGGGCATCCGGTCATCGGCCGCCTCATCGCCGTGGGCGCGGCCGCCGGCATCACCGTCGTGGTGATGATCCTCCTGCTGGGTCAGACGCGGGTCGCGTTCGCGATGGCACGTGATGGCCTGCTGCCCGGCTTCCTGGCGCGGGTGCATCCCCGCTTCCGCACGCCCTACGTCGTCACGATGATCGTGGGCGTCGCGGTCGCCGTGCTCGCCAGCTTCACCTCCATCAGCGTGCTCGCTGAGCTGGTCAACATCGGCACGCTGGCGGCGTTCATCCTGGTCAGCGTTGGGGTGCTGGTGTTGCGCCGAACCCGACCGGACCTCCCGCGCGCCTTCCGCACGCCGTGGGTCCCGGTGGTGCCCCTTCTGTCCGCGCTGGTGTGCGTCTACCTCATGCTCAACCTCGCCATCGAGACCTGGATCCGCTTCCTGGTCTGGATGGCGATCGGACTGGTGATCTACGGGACGTACGGGCGTCTCCACTCGCGCCTGGCGAACCAG contains the following coding sequences:
- a CDS encoding amino acid permease codes for the protein MDLLRTKTVEASIADTLEPEHRLKRDLGVLDLIVFGVGVTIGGGLFVLTGTAAATYAGPAVALSFVIAAVACGLAALCYAEFASTVPVAGSAYAYSYATLGELIAWMIGWDLILEFFVGAAAVASGWSGYLATALEGTPIAIPSAVANTSVGFMNLPAGLLVLALTAVLVAGIKLSSRINQAAVALKVGVALVFVVAGAFFVRTSNLVPFVPPPEPSERAGGVAQPLIQALFGVEPAAFGWAGVVSGAAVVFFAFIGFDVVATTAEETRNPQRSMPLGIMGTLAICTLLYVAVSLVLTGMRSYRQIDPNDAAPLATAMVSAGHPVIGRLIAVGAAAGITVVVMILLLGQTRVAFAMARDGLLPGFLARVHPRFRTPYVVTMIVGVAVAVLASFTSISVLAELVNIGTLAAFILVSVGVLVLRRTRPDLPRAFRTPWVPVVPLLSALVCVYLMLNLAIETWIRFLVWMAIGLVIYGTYGRLHSRLANQQAEPPTQTSSQG